DNA from Mesorhizobium loti R88b:
TTCAACAATCTGAGCGACGCGGCCTTCCTCGACCTCAGAAAATCCGGCGCGCTCGGCCTGCTCTACTGCCACCTCGCCTCGACCAACAGCTGGACGTCGCTGGTGCATCAGGCGTCGCTGCGCAAGGCGGGGTAAGGGCGGCCGGCGGTGTGATGGCGATCGGGAAGCGGTGATTCACAGGGCTTGAGCGGCCAGGAAAGGCTCTTCGCCAGACAATGGGGCGTGTTATTCATGCGAGGCTCCCAGGAATCGCGATCCGCAAATGCCTTCACTCAAGCAACTTATCAAGAAGCCCGTTCATGCACTCAGTTCGCGGTTCGCGACCAGCAGGCTGGAGCGGGTGGTTCGTGAAATTGAAGATGCGAAAATGGAAGAGCTTTCGCATAGCACGTTTCTCGAAACGAAAATCCGCCAGATCGGCCTGCGCCACGACCGGCGTGCCCTGTATGGAGATGATGTCGATGACATGAATTTCCATGCGCCCGGTTTGTGGCAGATTCCGAGGCAACTGGCGCAGGCCATGGCGCTGTTGGCTGGCCAACGGATCGTCAGCTTTCTTGAAGTGGGAACCTGCGACGGTTTCACGTTTTCATTCATGGCGGCATGTCTGTCGAGGCTCAACCCGGGCCTCAAAGCGACGACCATCGATATTGCTTCCCGCCTTCCGACTTGCGCGCGAATCGTCTTCAAGACACCAGTCGAGTTCCTTGCCGGCAAGACGTCGGACGCATTCGCCGGCCACGTCTTCGATCTCGTTCTTATCGATGGAGATCACTCCTACGAATGGATCACCCGTGACTACCGGAATGTCGGTCAGCAGGCGCGCCTCTGTATGTTTCACGATATCAACGATCGATTTTGTGGGGACGATACGGTCCCCAAATTCTGGCGGGAGCTAAAGACCGAGGAATCGGGGCGCGCCGATTTCCATGAATTTTTGTATCACTCCAATGCCGACAGAGTGATGGGGATTGGCATTCGGATCAAACGCTGAGCAATCGGGCCAGGGCTGGGCGACGAGGCAGCGCTACGACCTCGAAAGCAAAACGGCCGCCGAAGGCGACCGTTTTCGATGCTTGATTCCCCTTGAGGAAACTGGAGCGGGTGAAGCGATTCGAACGCTCGACCCCAACCTTGGCAAGGTTGTGCTCTACCCCTGAGCTACACCCGCTCACACGGCGTCTTGGCCGCAAGCCGGGCCTATATGGCTGAAGAGCGCGGCGATTGCAACAGGGAAATGTCGGGCTTTTTGCAACCTGTCGGGCGATGCCGGCAAAGTGCCCGCCATGCGCGGATTTCGCCGCTCTATGGCGCGATGGTCTTGTGTCGGCCACCGCATTGGCCGTAAACGGCAAAGCGGAAAAACGACGAAGAAGACAATCGATGCCGAAGACCGAAGCTGACCTTTTTGCCTTTCTTGCCGAACTCGGCATTGCCGTTTCGACGATACGCCATCCGCCGCTCTATACGGTGGCCGATTCGCAGGCACTGCGCGGCGAAATTGCCGGCGGGCACACCAAGAACCTGTTCCTGAAGGACAAGAAGGACAATTTCTTCCTGGTCACCGTCGGTGAGGACGCCGTCGTCGACCTGAAGCAGATCCACCAGCTGATCGGCGCCGCCGGCCGCGTTTCCTTCGGCAAACCGGAGATGCTGCTGGAGCTGCTGGGCGTCACGCCTGGCGCGGTCACGGTGTTTGGCGTCATCAACGACAGGGAAAATCGGGTCAAGCTGGTGCTCGACAAGGATTTGATGGAACATGCCGTCATCAATGGGCATCCGCTGACCAATGAGGCGACGACATCGATCGCCAGGGATGACCTTATCAAATTCGTCGAGGCAACCGGGCATGATGCTGCTATCTTGAAAGTCTCGGCATGATCGCCACATGCATGGCGAAAGCCGACTTCCATTGAGAGACATTGCGCCGACCCGCTGGCCGGCGGCGCGACCGAAAGGGTGACGAGATGAGCGACAACAAGCCATTTGGCGGGTCATTCGGCAGCAGTGGCGGCCAGTATGCCACCACGGTGCAGTATGGCGGAACCGCACCCGCGCCGGCAAAGGTCACGCTTGGCGATGCGCCGGCCGCTGTCACTGGCGATGTCATCAAGGACACCACGACGGCCGCCTTCGCCGCCGACGTCATCCAGGAATCGCGCCGCCAGCCGGTGCTGGTGGATTTCTGGGCGCCGTGGTGCGGGCCATGCAAGCAGCTGACGCCGCAACTGGAAAAGGCGGTCAAGGCCGCGGGCGGCAAGGTCAAGCTGGTCAAGATGAACATCGACGACCATCCCTCGATCGCCGGCCAGCTCGGCATCCAGTCTATCCCGGCCGTCATCGCCTTCAAGGACGGCCAGCCGGTCGATGGCTTCATGGGCGCGATCCCTGAGAGCCAGATCAACGAATTCATCACCAAGGTCGGCGGCAAGGGCAATGGCGCTCCGCCCGTGGCCGATGCGCTGGCGGCTGCGGCTGAAGCGCGCGAGGCCGGCGACATGCAGACCGCCGCCGACATTTTTGATGCCATCCTGGCGCAGGCGCCCGAGACGATCGAGGCGATCGCCGGGCTGGGCGATTTGTTGTTCGAGGCCGGCGACACGGAAGGCGCCGAAGCGCTTTTGGCAACCGCGCCGGAAGCCAAGAAGGACGCGCCTTTGCTTGCCGCGTTGCGCGCCAAGATGGCGCTTGCCGCGCAGGCCGCCGCGCTTGGCAATCCGGCCGAGTTCGAGCGCCGCCTGGCCGAGAACCCCAAGGACCATCAGGCGCGTTTTGATCTGGCCATGATCCAGAATGCCCGTGGTGACCGCACGGCGGCGGCGGATAATCTGCTGGCCATCATCAAGGCCGACCGGGCCTGGAACGAGGACGGCGCCAGGACGCAATTGCTGCAGCTGTTCGAGGCCTGGGGCATGACCGACGAGGCGACGCTGGCCGCGCGGCGCAAATTGTCGGCGCTGCTGTTTCCCTAAAGCAGCGGCTGTTTCGTCGCACGGGCTTGTGATGTCAGGCCAAAGCGCCAGATAGACAGGCTGGATCGAGGACACGCTTCCTGATGGGAGCGATGGGAGGAATGAGGTGCAAGCGGGAAACGCGCATTACCGGCTCGCCAAGGATCTGCCGTCGACGATCCCGATCTTTCCGCTCGAGGGCGCGCTTCTGCTGCCGGGCGGGCGCATGCCGCTCAACATCTTCGAGCCGCGCTACCTGCAGATGGTGGACGAGGCGATTTCCGGCTCGCGGCTGATCGGCGTCATCCAGCCCAGCCTCGACGGTGCGTTGCGCGAGGATGGCGAGCCGCAGCTCTGCAATGTCGGCTGCGCCGGGCGCATCATCGCCTTTTCCGAGACCGGCGACGGCCGCTACCTGATTTCGCTGCAAGGTGTGTACCGCTTCCGCATCGCCAGCGAATTGACGGTCAAGACACCATTCCGGCAGGCCAAGCCCGCGCCCTTCCTCGCCGATCTCGACGACGATCCGGCAGCCAACGAGATAGACCGGCCGGCGTTGCTCAAGGCATTTCGCGCCTATCTGCAGGCCAATGATCTCGAGGCCGATTGGGAAAGCGTCAGCCGCGCCGAAAATGCCATGCTGGTCAACGCATTGTCGATGATGGCGCCCTACGGGCCGGCCGAGAAACAGGCGCTGCTCGAAGCCGCGGATTTGAAGACGCGGGCCGAAACGCTGATTGCCATCACCGAGATGGCGCTGGCGCGGGAGAATGAGGATTTTGGCTCGAGTCTACAATAAGAGGATGCGATGGCGGCGGATGGGCGTGACGGAAAGAAGATCAATGTCGACCCCAAGCTGCTGGAACTTCTGGCCTGCCCGTTGACCAAGGGGCCGCTGGCCTGGGATCCGGAGCGGGGTGAGCTGATCTCGCGGATCGCCAAGCTCGCCTATCCGGTGCGCGACGGCATCCCGATCATGCTGCCTTCGGAAGCGCGGACGTTGTCGGCGGAGGATGTGCTGGCACCGCCGAGGCTGAGTGGGCCTTCGTAAGGGGCGTTCAAGCAGCGACTGCTGTGCAGAAGTCTATGAGAAGTTGGCCCGCCGGCTTTCTATTCATACTCGCTCCGCCCGCGACAACGGAGAGGGCAAATGCTTACTGAAAATTACGCCCCTTGGGCATGACACTCTCCGCCTCTTCCGACAGCGTTGCAAGGTCCCCGACCGGTTTGTCTCGTAGCACCGGTTGACTGGCCCCGCTGACCTTCTCCAGAAGCACGGTCAGCCAAGGTGTCAGATCTTCGATCTTTTCCGCAACGATATGGACCACACCGGATTCCGACTGCAATTTGCCGGTGACCTTCACGAACCGCGCGCCCATGACGATGGGGCGGAAGCGGGTAAAAGTTCGCTCCCAGAAAATGACGTTGGCGACGGCCTTGTCGTCTTCCAGCGTCAGGAAGATGGCGTTGCCCTTGCCGGGGCGCTGCCGCACCAGCACGAGACCGGCGACGGAAACCCGCCTGCCGTCGCGCACCGAAGGCAGGTTGGCATTGGGCGTGACGCCGGCGCGATCGAGCCGCTCGCGCAGGAAAGCGACCGGATGCGCCTTCAGCGACAGGCCGAGCGAGCGGTAGTCGTGGATGACATGTTCGCCGAGCGGCATTTTCGGCAGCTTCGTTTCCGGCTCCAGCTCGCGCAGGCGCAGCGCCGGCTGGTCGAACAGCGGCAGTTTTTCGGCGGCGCTCCTGGCGCCCAGCGCGCGCACGTCCCACAGTGCGGCACGGCGGTCGAGGCCGATCGAACGGAAGGCATCGGCCTGTGCCAGCCTCTCGATCTCGTCGACATCGAGGCCGGAGCGCAGCCAGACATCCCGGACGGATGCGTAACCGTCACCGCGTCGCGCGACGAAAGCCTCCATGCGTTTCTCCGCCAGCCCCTTGATCTGCCGGAAGCCGAGCCGAACTGCATGGTTCGTCTCGATGACGCCGCGCATCTCGGCATGGCGTGGCAGGATGCGAGCCGGGTCGAAAGGCGCCTTTTCCAGGGTGCAGTCCCAGACCGAGAAATTCACGTCGATCTCGCGGATGTCGACGCCATGATCGCGCGCGTCGCGCACCAGCTGCGCCGGCTGATAGAATCCCATCGGCTGCGAATTCAGGATCGCGGCGCAGAACACGTCGGGATAGAAGGTCTTGAACCAGCAGGAGGCATAGACGAGCAAGGCGAAGGACGCGGCATGGCTTTCGGGAAAGCCATACTCGCCAAACCCCTCGATCTGCTTGAAGCAGCGAACGGCGAAGTCCTCGGTGTATCCCTTGCCAACCATGCCCTTGATCATACGGTCGCGGTAATTGCCGATCGTGCCGGTGCGCTTGAAGGTGGCCATGGCGCGGCGCAATTCGTCGGCCTCGCCCGGTTTGAAGCCGCCGGCGACGATGGCGATCTTCATCGCCTGTTCCTGGAACAGCGGCACGCCGAGCGTTTTGCCGAGGATCTCTTTCAATTCCGACTTTTGATATTCGGGCTTCTCCTTGCCTTGCCGGCGGCGCAGATAGGGATGGACCATATCGCCCTGGATCGGGCCCGGCCGAACGATCGCCACCTCGATGACAAGGTCATAGAAATCTCGTGGCTGGAGCCGCGGCAGCATCGACATCTGCGCGCGAGACTCGATCTGGAAGACGCCGAGCGTATCGGCGCGGCAGATCATGTCATAGACGCGTTGGTCCTCTGCCGGGAGAGTGGCCAGCACATAGGGTTGCCCATATGGGTCCCGTGCCTTTGGATAGTGGTCGGTAAGCAAGGTGAAGGCGCGCTGGAGGCAGGTCAGCATGCCGAGCGCCAAGATGTCCACCTTGAGGATCTTCACCGAGTCGAGATCGTCCTTGTCCCATTCGACCATCTTGCGCTCGTCCATCGCCGTCTTGACGATGGGCACGATCTCGTCGAGCCGGTCCCGGGTGATGACGAAGCCGCCGACATGTTGCGACAAATGACGGGGGAAGCCCATGATCTCGTTGGCCCGTTCCATCACATGCCGCGATGTGGGATCGCTGCGGTCGAGGCCGCCGGCGCGGGCTTCCTTCTCGCCGAGTTCCGAGGTCGACCAGCCCCAGATCGAGCCGGACAGGGACGCCCGGACATCCTCCGACAGGCCCATGGCCTTCGACACTTCGCGCAAAGCCGAGCGGCCGCGATAGCTGATGACGGCGGCGGCAAGCGCGGTGCGTTTGGAACTGTATTTCGTATAGATGTACTGCATCACCTCTTCGCGGCGCTCATGCTCGAAGTCGACGTCGATATCGGGCGGCTCGTTCCGCTCCTCGGAAATGAAGCGCTCGAACAGCGTATCGATCTTGTCAGGGCCTACTTCTGTGATGCCGATGCAGAAGCAGATGATCGAATTGGCGGCGGACCCACGGCCCTGGCAGAGGATATTCTGGCTGCGGGCGAATTTGATGATGTCGTAGACGGTCAGGAAATAGCGGGCGTAGTTCAGCCGCTCGATCAGAGTGAGCTCTTCCTCGATGCGTTTAATGACGCTGGCCGGGACACCGCCCGGGAACCGCCGGGTCGCCCCTTCCCGCGCCAGTCTTTCCAGTTCGGCCTGCGGGCCGAGACCCGATTCCGTCGGCTCGTCGGGGTAATTGTACTGGAGGTCGCTGAGCGAGAAGGTCAGCTCTTGCGCAAACCGCAAACTCTCGGCCAGCGCTTGCGGATGCCTGCGGAACAGGCGGGCCATCTCCAGCGGCGGCTTCAGATGGCGCTCGGCATTGGCGGTGAGCTCCAGCCCGACTTCGGCGACGGGTGTGTTGAGGCGGATCGCGGTCAGCACGTCCTGCAGCGGGCGCCGTTCAGCCGTGTGGTAGAGAACGTCGTTGGTCGCCATCAGCGGTATGCCGGCCGTCTCGGCAAAAGCCGCTGCCTGCTCGATGCGGAAACGGTCATTGCCCGCATAGTCGGGCGACACGCCAAGCCGCAGGGCCCTGCCGAAGCGATCCTTGAGCTGGCGAATGAGGGCGAGGCTGTCTTGTGCGTCCGCCGTCAGATCGGGCAGGACCGCGAGCGACATCAGGTCCCCCCATTCGAGCAGGTCGCTGCGCTGGAGAAGGGTGGCGCCCTTTTCGTTCTCGTCGCGCAGATTGGCCTGCGTCAGCATGCGGCACAGATGCCCCCAGCCCCTACGATCCCTGGGATAGGCGAGAATATCCGGCGTGCCATCGCCGAAAACCAGCCGGCAGCCGGGGTGATAGGAGAGCTTTTCGACCTTGGCCTGCTGCCAGGCGCGCACCACGCCGGCCACCGTGTTGCGGTCGGCAAGGCCGATCGCGGAGAAGCCAAGCAGCTTGGCGGCGACCACCAGTTCCTCCGGCTTGGAGGCGCCGCGCAGGAAGGAGAAATTCGACTGGATGCCGAACTCGGCATAGGGAATGACGGTCAGCGCGTTCACGCGAAAACCCCATGCATGAACCAGCGCGGCGGCACTTGCGGGTTGCCGTAAAGGCCTTGCCGGTAGAGCCAGTAGCGGCGGCCATCGCCATCCTCGATGCGGAAATAGTCGCGGGTCGATGTGAC
Protein-coding regions in this window:
- a CDS encoding class I SAM-dependent methyltransferase is translated as MPSLKQLIKKPVHALSSRFATSRLERVVREIEDAKMEELSHSTFLETKIRQIGLRHDRRALYGDDVDDMNFHAPGLWQIPRQLAQAMALLAGQRIVSFLEVGTCDGFTFSFMAACLSRLNPGLKATTIDIASRLPTCARIVFKTPVEFLAGKTSDAFAGHVFDLVLIDGDHSYEWITRDYRNVGQQARLCMFHDINDRFCGDDTVPKFWRELKTEESGRADFHEFLYHSNADRVMGIGIRIKR
- a CDS encoding LON peptidase substrate-binding domain-containing protein → MQAGNAHYRLAKDLPSTIPIFPLEGALLLPGGRMPLNIFEPRYLQMVDEAISGSRLIGVIQPSLDGALREDGEPQLCNVGCAGRIIAFSETGDGRYLISLQGVYRFRIASELTVKTPFRQAKPAPFLADLDDDPAANEIDRPALLKAFRAYLQANDLEADWESVSRAENAMLVNALSMMAPYGPAEKQALLEAADLKTRAETLIAITEMALARENEDFGSSLQ
- a CDS encoding error-prone DNA polymerase, with translation MNALTVIPYAEFGIQSNFSFLRGASKPEELVVAAKLLGFSAIGLADRNTVAGVVRAWQQAKVEKLSYHPGCRLVFGDGTPDILAYPRDRRGWGHLCRMLTQANLRDENEKGATLLQRSDLLEWGDLMSLAVLPDLTADAQDSLALIRQLKDRFGRALRLGVSPDYAGNDRFRIEQAAAFAETAGIPLMATNDVLYHTAERRPLQDVLTAIRLNTPVAEVGLELTANAERHLKPPLEMARLFRRHPQALAESLRFAQELTFSLSDLQYNYPDEPTESGLGPQAELERLAREGATRRFPGGVPASVIKRIEEELTLIERLNYARYFLTVYDIIKFARSQNILCQGRGSAANSIICFCIGITEVGPDKIDTLFERFISEERNEPPDIDVDFEHERREEVMQYIYTKYSSKRTALAAAVISYRGRSALREVSKAMGLSEDVRASLSGSIWGWSTSELGEKEARAGGLDRSDPTSRHVMERANEIMGFPRHLSQHVGGFVITRDRLDEIVPIVKTAMDERKMVEWDKDDLDSVKILKVDILALGMLTCLQRAFTLLTDHYPKARDPYGQPYVLATLPAEDQRVYDMICRADTLGVFQIESRAQMSMLPRLQPRDFYDLVIEVAIVRPGPIQGDMVHPYLRRRQGKEKPEYQKSELKEILGKTLGVPLFQEQAMKIAIVAGGFKPGEADELRRAMATFKRTGTIGNYRDRMIKGMVGKGYTEDFAVRCFKQIEGFGEYGFPESHAASFALLVYASCWFKTFYPDVFCAAILNSQPMGFYQPAQLVRDARDHGVDIREIDVNFSVWDCTLEKAPFDPARILPRHAEMRGVIETNHAVRLGFRQIKGLAEKRMEAFVARRGDGYASVRDVWLRSGLDVDEIERLAQADAFRSIGLDRRAALWDVRALGARSAAEKLPLFDQPALRLRELEPETKLPKMPLGEHVIHDYRSLGLSLKAHPVAFLRERLDRAGVTPNANLPSVRDGRRVSVAGLVLVRQRPGKGNAIFLTLEDDKAVANVIFWERTFTRFRPIVMGARFVKVTGKLQSESGVVHIVAEKIEDLTPWLTVLLEKVSGASQPVLRDKPVGDLATLSEEAESVMPKGRNFQ
- the trxA gene encoding thioredoxin; this encodes MSDNKPFGGSFGSSGGQYATTVQYGGTAPAPAKVTLGDAPAAVTGDVIKDTTTAAFAADVIQESRRQPVLVDFWAPWCGPCKQLTPQLEKAVKAAGGKVKLVKMNIDDHPSIAGQLGIQSIPAVIAFKDGQPVDGFMGAIPESQINEFITKVGGKGNGAPPVADALAAAAEAREAGDMQTAADIFDAILAQAPETIEAIAGLGDLLFEAGDTEGAEALLATAPEAKKDAPLLAALRAKMALAAQAAALGNPAEFERRLAENPKDHQARFDLAMIQNARGDRTAAADNLLAIIKADRAWNEDGARTQLLQLFEAWGMTDEATLAARRKLSALLFP
- a CDS encoding Trm112 family protein, which encodes MAADGRDGKKINVDPKLLELLACPLTKGPLAWDPERGELISRIAKLAYPVRDGIPIMLPSEARTLSAEDVLAPPRLSGPS
- a CDS encoding prolyl-tRNA synthetase associated domain-containing protein — translated: MPKTEADLFAFLAELGIAVSTIRHPPLYTVADSQALRGEIAGGHTKNLFLKDKKDNFFLVTVGEDAVVDLKQIHQLIGAAGRVSFGKPEMLLELLGVTPGAVTVFGVINDRENRVKLVLDKDLMEHAVINGHPLTNEATTSIARDDLIKFVEATGHDAAILKVSA